In a single window of the Chelonia mydas isolate rCheMyd1 chromosome 8, rCheMyd1.pri.v2, whole genome shotgun sequence genome:
- the IL12RB2 gene encoding interleukin-12 receptor subunit beta-2 isoform X3, with protein sequence MEPAFLGYLRSSPLVTGATSVKTGKRNLFHFREQNVLHMACAFGNLVFGTSSNRLTNETECLSFAEESMNPKYGSLNLTKLNFESNYTAVVAASNRLGNASSLPFTFMLIDIVKPHSPTDILVKFDNVSETNCTVLWQDQQQTQSFRLRYRPVNSHSWNMVETLNSTRYNLHDLKPHTEYEFQVCCKFHPNRGIWSDWSTFRIQTPEAVPSALLDVWYRRQDMDSQTQKITLFWKVMSKSEARGKILHYILDFQALNQTSPRTNVTITTQTHYTRVLPKVDYNIMVYAHNSKGNSPPTSIITDLSILDLPPPQSISVKPMGNNSIFVSWEPPVESAAFLNGYIVEWAETHSPEPHLNWIKIPASNLSTTISENIKHDVCYDINVFALYRNRTGQVASARGYSKQEAPSAGPQVYTAVKGDGVWVSWEEIPGHQQMGCITSYKIYLRKKNSEEGPKVYVIHKETSRNSFLMKNLQHGVNYVLWMTASTMAGESPMGNEELVYLESASEWIIVSAACIFFGISTCICFVQSVQKALCSLLSVLVPQWYRKAIPDPANSTWAKKYSSVEDELNLDSNQFLSYFSSFEETETIEVEEVFIKREPMAFKDIPTFNNFKNSEGHDWQTIENSFEKQESTEKNSEYKPLAPSSPDDGDNYKCHLPYLYKKVVLEETEQIQTVSEYLTNPLTDMTVNYLPSNILSPIMDTNEESNEFECKSFSIFPATSVLMPMFSCGGKLTLDAVKIDCNSFTD encoded by the exons ggaaAAGGAATTTATTTCACTTTAGAGAGCAAAATGTTCTCCACATGGCTTGTGCATTTGGCAATTTGGTGTTTGGTACAAGCAGTAACAG GCTAACAAATGAGACAGAATGCTTAAGTTTTGCAGAAGAAAGTATGAATCCTAAATACGGCTCACTGAATCTGACCAAGTTGAATTTTGAATCCAATTATACAGCTGTGGTTGCTGCCTCAAATAGACTAGGAAATGCTTCTTCCCTACCCTTTACATTCATGTTGATAGACATAG TGAAACCTCATTCTCCAACAGATATTTTAGTGAAATTTGACAACGTTTCTGAAACAAATTGCACTGTCTTGTGGCAGGATCAACAACAGACACAAAGCTTTCGACTAAGATATCGACCGGTTAACAGTCACTCCTGGAATATG GTTGAAACTTTAAATTCTACAAGATACAATCTACATGATCTGAAGCCACATACAGAGTATGAATTTCAGGTTTGCTGCAAATTTCACCCTAACAGAGGAATATGGAGTGACTGGAGCACATTTCGAATACAGACTCCAGAAGCAG TGCCAAGTGCGTTGTTAGATGTCTGGTACAGAAGGCAGGATATGGACTCCCAAACACAGAAGATCACGCTCTTTTGGAAG GTTATGAGCAAGTCAGAAGCAAGAGGAAAGATCCTGCATTACATACTGGACTTTCAAGCACTAAACCAGACGAGTCCTAGAACAAACGTGACCATTACCACACAAACCCACTACACAAGAGTCCTCCCCAAGGTGGATTATAATATAATGGTCTATGCTCATAATTCAAAAGGAAACTCACCTCCAACATCCATCATTACTGATCTGAGTATTTTAG aTTTACCTCCTCCACAAAGCATCTCTGTTAAACCAATGGGGAATAACAGCATCTTTGTCAGTTGGGAGCCTCCCGTTGAATCCGCAGCCTTCCTCAATGGATATATAGTGGAATGGGCAGAGACACATAGCCCTGAACCCCATCTGAACTGGATAAAAATTCCAGCATCCAATTTGTCAACAACAATATCAG AGAACATAAAGCATGATGTGTGCTATGACATCAACGTATTTGCACTTTATAGGAACAGAACTGGGCAAGTGGCTTCAGCTAGAGGATACTCGAAACAGGAAG CACCATCAGCTGGCCCCCAGGTTTATACAGCAGTAAAAGGAGATGGTGTTTGGGTTTCATGGGAAGAAATTCCAGGCCACCAGCAAATGGGCTGTATCACTAGCTACAAAATATACTTGAGGAAGAAAAACTCAGAGGAAGGCCCTAAAGTTTATG TCATCCATAAAGAGACTTCcagaaattcatttttaatgaaaaacctgCAGCATGGTGTGAACTACGTTTTGTGGATGACAGCTTCAACCATGGCTGGAGAAAGCCCTATGGGGAACGAGGAACTGGTTTACCTAGAAA GTGCTTCTGAATGGATTATTGTTTCAGCTGCTTGCATCTTCTTCGGCATTTCAACCTGCATTTGCTTTGTGCAATCTGTTCAAAAAGC ATTATGCTCACTCCTTTCTGTCCTTGTACCTCAGTGGTACAGAAAAGCCATTCCAGACCCAGCTAACTCTACGTGGGCTAAAAAGTACTCCTCTGTAGAG GATGAGCTGAACTTAGATTCCAATCAGTTCCTAAGCTACTTCAGCAGTTTTGAAGAGACTGAAACTATAGAAGTAGAGGAAGTCTTCATAAAAAGGGAACCAATGGCTTTCAAGGACATACCCACCTTCAACAACTTTAAAAACAGTGAAGGTCATGATTGGCAAACAATAGAAAACAGCTTCGAGAAGCAGGAATCCACTGAAAAGAACTCTGAGTACAAACCTTTGGCCCCCAGCTCACCAGATGATGGAGACAATTATAAGTGTCACCTGCCTTACTTGTACAAAAAAGTAGTACTGGAGGAAACAGAGCAAATTCAAACGGTTTCTGAGTACCTTACCAATCCACTTACAGACATGACTGTGAACTATTTGCCTTCAAACATATTGTCTCCCATTATGGACACAAATGAAGAAAGCAATGAATTTGAATGCAAATCCTTCTCCATTTTCCCAGCAACTTCTGTTCTGATGCCAATGTTTTCTTGTGGAGGGAAACTTACTTTGGATGCAGTAAAAATTGACTGCAATTCTTTCACAGACTAA
- the IL12RB2 gene encoding interleukin-12 receptor subunit beta-2 isoform X2, with protein sequence MFSTWLVHLAIWCLVQAVTENCKRGDMIASTDSVVLPGSNITLSCQLKQGEQCKELIFNKSEIVLAYGRHTFSCKCKSNGKIICGIDIYVGNPPDQPGNVSCILYGRDGNLTCTWDKGRLTHIETTYVVQLTNETECLSFAEESMNPKYGSLNLTKLNFESNYTAVVAASNRLGNASSLPFTFMLIDIVKPHSPTDILVKFDNVSETNCTVLWQDQQQTQSFRLRYRPVNSHSWNMVETLNSTRYNLHDLKPHTEYEFQVCCKFHPNRGIWSDWSTFRIQTPEAVPSALLDVWYRRQDMDSQTQKITLFWKVMSKSEARGKILHYILDFQALNQTSPRTNVTITTQTHYTRVLPKVDYNIMVYAHNSKGNSPPTSIITDLSILDLPPPQSISVKPMGNNSIFVSWEPPVESAAFLNGYIVEWAETHSPEPHLNWIKIPASNLSTTISENIKHDVCYDINVFALYRNRTGQVASARGYSKQEAPSAGPQVYTAVKGDGVWVSWEEIPGHQQMGCITSYKIYLRKKNSEEGPKVYGASEWIIVSAACIFFGISTCICFVQSVQKALCSLLSVLVPQWYRKAIPDPANSTWAKKYSSVEDELNLDSNQFLSYFSSFEETETIEVEEVFIKREPMAFKDIPTFNNFKNSEGHDWQTIENSFEKQESTEKNSEYKPLAPSSPDDGDNYKCHLPYLYKKVVLEETEQIQTVSEYLTNPLTDMTVNYLPSNILSPIMDTNEESNEFECKSFSIFPATSVLMPMFSCGGKLTLDAVKIDCNSFTD encoded by the exons ATGTTCTCCACATGGCTTGTGCATTTGGCAATTTGGTGTTTGGTACAAGCAGTAACAG AAAATTGCAAAAGAGGAGACATGATCGCTAGCACAGATTCTGTAGTCCTTCCTGGATCAAACATTACCCTCTCATGCCAGCTAAAACAGGGTGAACAATGCAAGGAGCTAATTTTCAATAAGTCTGAAATAGTCCTTGCATATGGAAGACACACATTTAGTTGCAAATGTAAATCGAATGGAAAAATCATCTGTGGAATTGACATCTATGTTGGAA ATCCTCCAGACCAGCCAGGAAATGTATCCTGTATTCTGTATGGAAGAGATGGGAACCTTACTTGCACTTGGGATAAAGGAAGACTTACTCACATAGAAACTACCTATGTGGTACA GCTAACAAATGAGACAGAATGCTTAAGTTTTGCAGAAGAAAGTATGAATCCTAAATACGGCTCACTGAATCTGACCAAGTTGAATTTTGAATCCAATTATACAGCTGTGGTTGCTGCCTCAAATAGACTAGGAAATGCTTCTTCCCTACCCTTTACATTCATGTTGATAGACATAG TGAAACCTCATTCTCCAACAGATATTTTAGTGAAATTTGACAACGTTTCTGAAACAAATTGCACTGTCTTGTGGCAGGATCAACAACAGACACAAAGCTTTCGACTAAGATATCGACCGGTTAACAGTCACTCCTGGAATATG GTTGAAACTTTAAATTCTACAAGATACAATCTACATGATCTGAAGCCACATACAGAGTATGAATTTCAGGTTTGCTGCAAATTTCACCCTAACAGAGGAATATGGAGTGACTGGAGCACATTTCGAATACAGACTCCAGAAGCAG TGCCAAGTGCGTTGTTAGATGTCTGGTACAGAAGGCAGGATATGGACTCCCAAACACAGAAGATCACGCTCTTTTGGAAG GTTATGAGCAAGTCAGAAGCAAGAGGAAAGATCCTGCATTACATACTGGACTTTCAAGCACTAAACCAGACGAGTCCTAGAACAAACGTGACCATTACCACACAAACCCACTACACAAGAGTCCTCCCCAAGGTGGATTATAATATAATGGTCTATGCTCATAATTCAAAAGGAAACTCACCTCCAACATCCATCATTACTGATCTGAGTATTTTAG aTTTACCTCCTCCACAAAGCATCTCTGTTAAACCAATGGGGAATAACAGCATCTTTGTCAGTTGGGAGCCTCCCGTTGAATCCGCAGCCTTCCTCAATGGATATATAGTGGAATGGGCAGAGACACATAGCCCTGAACCCCATCTGAACTGGATAAAAATTCCAGCATCCAATTTGTCAACAACAATATCAG AGAACATAAAGCATGATGTGTGCTATGACATCAACGTATTTGCACTTTATAGGAACAGAACTGGGCAAGTGGCTTCAGCTAGAGGATACTCGAAACAGGAAG CACCATCAGCTGGCCCCCAGGTTTATACAGCAGTAAAAGGAGATGGTGTTTGGGTTTCATGGGAAGAAATTCCAGGCCACCAGCAAATGGGCTGTATCACTAGCTACAAAATATACTTGAGGAAGAAAAACTCAGAGGAAGGCCCTAAAGTTTATG GTGCTTCTGAATGGATTATTGTTTCAGCTGCTTGCATCTTCTTCGGCATTTCAACCTGCATTTGCTTTGTGCAATCTGTTCAAAAAGC ATTATGCTCACTCCTTTCTGTCCTTGTACCTCAGTGGTACAGAAAAGCCATTCCAGACCCAGCTAACTCTACGTGGGCTAAAAAGTACTCCTCTGTAGAG GATGAGCTGAACTTAGATTCCAATCAGTTCCTAAGCTACTTCAGCAGTTTTGAAGAGACTGAAACTATAGAAGTAGAGGAAGTCTTCATAAAAAGGGAACCAATGGCTTTCAAGGACATACCCACCTTCAACAACTTTAAAAACAGTGAAGGTCATGATTGGCAAACAATAGAAAACAGCTTCGAGAAGCAGGAATCCACTGAAAAGAACTCTGAGTACAAACCTTTGGCCCCCAGCTCACCAGATGATGGAGACAATTATAAGTGTCACCTGCCTTACTTGTACAAAAAAGTAGTACTGGAGGAAACAGAGCAAATTCAAACGGTTTCTGAGTACCTTACCAATCCACTTACAGACATGACTGTGAACTATTTGCCTTCAAACATATTGTCTCCCATTATGGACACAAATGAAGAAAGCAATGAATTTGAATGCAAATCCTTCTCCATTTTCCCAGCAACTTCTGTTCTGATGCCAATGTTTTCTTGTGGAGGGAAACTTACTTTGGATGCAGTAAAAATTGACTGCAATTCTTTCACAGACTAA
- the IL12RB2 gene encoding interleukin-12 receptor subunit beta-2 isoform X1: MFSTWLVHLAIWCLVQAVTENCKRGDMIASTDSVVLPGSNITLSCQLKQGEQCKELIFNKSEIVLAYGRHTFSCKCKSNGKIICGIDIYVGNPPDQPGNVSCILYGRDGNLTCTWDKGRLTHIETTYVVQLTNETECLSFAEESMNPKYGSLNLTKLNFESNYTAVVAASNRLGNASSLPFTFMLIDIVKPHSPTDILVKFDNVSETNCTVLWQDQQQTQSFRLRYRPVNSHSWNMVETLNSTRYNLHDLKPHTEYEFQVCCKFHPNRGIWSDWSTFRIQTPEAVPSALLDVWYRRQDMDSQTQKITLFWKVMSKSEARGKILHYILDFQALNQTSPRTNVTITTQTHYTRVLPKVDYNIMVYAHNSKGNSPPTSIITDLSILDLPPPQSISVKPMGNNSIFVSWEPPVESAAFLNGYIVEWAETHSPEPHLNWIKIPASNLSTTISENIKHDVCYDINVFALYRNRTGQVASARGYSKQEAPSAGPQVYTAVKGDGVWVSWEEIPGHQQMGCITSYKIYLRKKNSEEGPKVYVIHKETSRNSFLMKNLQHGVNYVLWMTASTMAGESPMGNEELVYLESASEWIIVSAACIFFGISTCICFVQSVQKALCSLLSVLVPQWYRKAIPDPANSTWAKKYSSVEDELNLDSNQFLSYFSSFEETETIEVEEVFIKREPMAFKDIPTFNNFKNSEGHDWQTIENSFEKQESTEKNSEYKPLAPSSPDDGDNYKCHLPYLYKKVVLEETEQIQTVSEYLTNPLTDMTVNYLPSNILSPIMDTNEESNEFECKSFSIFPATSVLMPMFSCGGKLTLDAVKIDCNSFTD; encoded by the exons ATGTTCTCCACATGGCTTGTGCATTTGGCAATTTGGTGTTTGGTACAAGCAGTAACAG AAAATTGCAAAAGAGGAGACATGATCGCTAGCACAGATTCTGTAGTCCTTCCTGGATCAAACATTACCCTCTCATGCCAGCTAAAACAGGGTGAACAATGCAAGGAGCTAATTTTCAATAAGTCTGAAATAGTCCTTGCATATGGAAGACACACATTTAGTTGCAAATGTAAATCGAATGGAAAAATCATCTGTGGAATTGACATCTATGTTGGAA ATCCTCCAGACCAGCCAGGAAATGTATCCTGTATTCTGTATGGAAGAGATGGGAACCTTACTTGCACTTGGGATAAAGGAAGACTTACTCACATAGAAACTACCTATGTGGTACA GCTAACAAATGAGACAGAATGCTTAAGTTTTGCAGAAGAAAGTATGAATCCTAAATACGGCTCACTGAATCTGACCAAGTTGAATTTTGAATCCAATTATACAGCTGTGGTTGCTGCCTCAAATAGACTAGGAAATGCTTCTTCCCTACCCTTTACATTCATGTTGATAGACATAG TGAAACCTCATTCTCCAACAGATATTTTAGTGAAATTTGACAACGTTTCTGAAACAAATTGCACTGTCTTGTGGCAGGATCAACAACAGACACAAAGCTTTCGACTAAGATATCGACCGGTTAACAGTCACTCCTGGAATATG GTTGAAACTTTAAATTCTACAAGATACAATCTACATGATCTGAAGCCACATACAGAGTATGAATTTCAGGTTTGCTGCAAATTTCACCCTAACAGAGGAATATGGAGTGACTGGAGCACATTTCGAATACAGACTCCAGAAGCAG TGCCAAGTGCGTTGTTAGATGTCTGGTACAGAAGGCAGGATATGGACTCCCAAACACAGAAGATCACGCTCTTTTGGAAG GTTATGAGCAAGTCAGAAGCAAGAGGAAAGATCCTGCATTACATACTGGACTTTCAAGCACTAAACCAGACGAGTCCTAGAACAAACGTGACCATTACCACACAAACCCACTACACAAGAGTCCTCCCCAAGGTGGATTATAATATAATGGTCTATGCTCATAATTCAAAAGGAAACTCACCTCCAACATCCATCATTACTGATCTGAGTATTTTAG aTTTACCTCCTCCACAAAGCATCTCTGTTAAACCAATGGGGAATAACAGCATCTTTGTCAGTTGGGAGCCTCCCGTTGAATCCGCAGCCTTCCTCAATGGATATATAGTGGAATGGGCAGAGACACATAGCCCTGAACCCCATCTGAACTGGATAAAAATTCCAGCATCCAATTTGTCAACAACAATATCAG AGAACATAAAGCATGATGTGTGCTATGACATCAACGTATTTGCACTTTATAGGAACAGAACTGGGCAAGTGGCTTCAGCTAGAGGATACTCGAAACAGGAAG CACCATCAGCTGGCCCCCAGGTTTATACAGCAGTAAAAGGAGATGGTGTTTGGGTTTCATGGGAAGAAATTCCAGGCCACCAGCAAATGGGCTGTATCACTAGCTACAAAATATACTTGAGGAAGAAAAACTCAGAGGAAGGCCCTAAAGTTTATG TCATCCATAAAGAGACTTCcagaaattcatttttaatgaaaaacctgCAGCATGGTGTGAACTACGTTTTGTGGATGACAGCTTCAACCATGGCTGGAGAAAGCCCTATGGGGAACGAGGAACTGGTTTACCTAGAAA GTGCTTCTGAATGGATTATTGTTTCAGCTGCTTGCATCTTCTTCGGCATTTCAACCTGCATTTGCTTTGTGCAATCTGTTCAAAAAGC ATTATGCTCACTCCTTTCTGTCCTTGTACCTCAGTGGTACAGAAAAGCCATTCCAGACCCAGCTAACTCTACGTGGGCTAAAAAGTACTCCTCTGTAGAG GATGAGCTGAACTTAGATTCCAATCAGTTCCTAAGCTACTTCAGCAGTTTTGAAGAGACTGAAACTATAGAAGTAGAGGAAGTCTTCATAAAAAGGGAACCAATGGCTTTCAAGGACATACCCACCTTCAACAACTTTAAAAACAGTGAAGGTCATGATTGGCAAACAATAGAAAACAGCTTCGAGAAGCAGGAATCCACTGAAAAGAACTCTGAGTACAAACCTTTGGCCCCCAGCTCACCAGATGATGGAGACAATTATAAGTGTCACCTGCCTTACTTGTACAAAAAAGTAGTACTGGAGGAAACAGAGCAAATTCAAACGGTTTCTGAGTACCTTACCAATCCACTTACAGACATGACTGTGAACTATTTGCCTTCAAACATATTGTCTCCCATTATGGACACAAATGAAGAAAGCAATGAATTTGAATGCAAATCCTTCTCCATTTTCCCAGCAACTTCTGTTCTGATGCCAATGTTTTCTTGTGGAGGGAAACTTACTTTGGATGCAGTAAAAATTGACTGCAATTCTTTCACAGACTAA
- the IL12RB2 gene encoding interleukin-12 receptor subunit beta-2 isoform X4, with protein MFSTWLVHLAIWCLVQAVTENCKRGDMIASTDSVVLPGSNITLSCQLKQGEQCKELIFNKSEIVLAYGRHTFSCKCKSNGKIICGIDIYVGNPPDQPGNVSCILYGRDGNLTCTWDKGRLTHIETTYVVQLTNETECLSFAEESMNPKYGSLNLTKLNFESNYTAVVAASNRLGNASSLPFTFMLIDIVKPHSPTDILVKFDNVSETNCTVLWQDQQQTQSFRLRYRPVNSHSWNMVETLNSTRYNLHDLKPHTEYEFQVCCKFHPNRGIWSDWSTFRIQTPEAVPSALLDVWYRRQDMDSQTQKITLFWKVMSKSEARGKILHYILDFQALNQTSPRTNVTITTQTHYTRVLPKVDYNIMVYAHNSKGNSPPTSIITDLSILDLPPPQSISVKPMGNNSIFVSWEPPVESAAFLNGYIVEWAETHSPEPHLNWIKIPASNLSTTISENIKHDVCYDINVFALYRNRTGQVASARGYSKQEAPSAGPQVYTAVKGDGVWVSWEEIPGHQQMGCITSYKIYLRKKNSEEGPKVYVIHKETSRNSFLMKNLQHGVNYVLWMTASTMAGESPMGNEELVYLVLLNGLLFQLLASSSAFQPAFALCNLFKKHYAHSFLSLYLSGTEKPFQTQLTLRGLKSTPL; from the exons ATGTTCTCCACATGGCTTGTGCATTTGGCAATTTGGTGTTTGGTACAAGCAGTAACAG AAAATTGCAAAAGAGGAGACATGATCGCTAGCACAGATTCTGTAGTCCTTCCTGGATCAAACATTACCCTCTCATGCCAGCTAAAACAGGGTGAACAATGCAAGGAGCTAATTTTCAATAAGTCTGAAATAGTCCTTGCATATGGAAGACACACATTTAGTTGCAAATGTAAATCGAATGGAAAAATCATCTGTGGAATTGACATCTATGTTGGAA ATCCTCCAGACCAGCCAGGAAATGTATCCTGTATTCTGTATGGAAGAGATGGGAACCTTACTTGCACTTGGGATAAAGGAAGACTTACTCACATAGAAACTACCTATGTGGTACA GCTAACAAATGAGACAGAATGCTTAAGTTTTGCAGAAGAAAGTATGAATCCTAAATACGGCTCACTGAATCTGACCAAGTTGAATTTTGAATCCAATTATACAGCTGTGGTTGCTGCCTCAAATAGACTAGGAAATGCTTCTTCCCTACCCTTTACATTCATGTTGATAGACATAG TGAAACCTCATTCTCCAACAGATATTTTAGTGAAATTTGACAACGTTTCTGAAACAAATTGCACTGTCTTGTGGCAGGATCAACAACAGACACAAAGCTTTCGACTAAGATATCGACCGGTTAACAGTCACTCCTGGAATATG GTTGAAACTTTAAATTCTACAAGATACAATCTACATGATCTGAAGCCACATACAGAGTATGAATTTCAGGTTTGCTGCAAATTTCACCCTAACAGAGGAATATGGAGTGACTGGAGCACATTTCGAATACAGACTCCAGAAGCAG TGCCAAGTGCGTTGTTAGATGTCTGGTACAGAAGGCAGGATATGGACTCCCAAACACAGAAGATCACGCTCTTTTGGAAG GTTATGAGCAAGTCAGAAGCAAGAGGAAAGATCCTGCATTACATACTGGACTTTCAAGCACTAAACCAGACGAGTCCTAGAACAAACGTGACCATTACCACACAAACCCACTACACAAGAGTCCTCCCCAAGGTGGATTATAATATAATGGTCTATGCTCATAATTCAAAAGGAAACTCACCTCCAACATCCATCATTACTGATCTGAGTATTTTAG aTTTACCTCCTCCACAAAGCATCTCTGTTAAACCAATGGGGAATAACAGCATCTTTGTCAGTTGGGAGCCTCCCGTTGAATCCGCAGCCTTCCTCAATGGATATATAGTGGAATGGGCAGAGACACATAGCCCTGAACCCCATCTGAACTGGATAAAAATTCCAGCATCCAATTTGTCAACAACAATATCAG AGAACATAAAGCATGATGTGTGCTATGACATCAACGTATTTGCACTTTATAGGAACAGAACTGGGCAAGTGGCTTCAGCTAGAGGATACTCGAAACAGGAAG CACCATCAGCTGGCCCCCAGGTTTATACAGCAGTAAAAGGAGATGGTGTTTGGGTTTCATGGGAAGAAATTCCAGGCCACCAGCAAATGGGCTGTATCACTAGCTACAAAATATACTTGAGGAAGAAAAACTCAGAGGAAGGCCCTAAAGTTTATG TCATCCATAAAGAGACTTCcagaaattcatttttaatgaaaaacctgCAGCATGGTGTGAACTACGTTTTGTGGATGACAGCTTCAACCATGGCTGGAGAAAGCCCTATGGGGAACGAGGAACTGGTTTACCTA GTGCTTCTGAATGGATTATTGTTTCAGCTGCTTGCATCTTCTTCGGCATTTCAACCTGCATTTGCTTTGTGCAATCTGTTCAAAAAGC ATTATGCTCACTCCTTTCTGTCCTTGTACCTCAGTGGTACAGAAAAGCCATTCCAGACCCAGCTAACTCTACGTGGGCTAAAAAGTACTCCTCTGTAG